A stretch of DNA from Tubulanus polymorphus chromosome 6, tnTubPoly1.2, whole genome shotgun sequence:
CAGAATGTATCGAATCGTAACACTTTCGGTACCTTGTATTCAACAAAACCATTAAACAGAGATATACAGAGAAACTATTTGAGAGAAGATATTCCAACCTGAATAACATGCATGAAACAAAACTGCAGAAGATTCTTATCTATAAAGTCACCAGTGTGATAGCCGTCATCTTGTAGCCTTTTAAATAGATCCAACCAAAAGTTAACGCTTTCTTTCCTTAGAATACCCCACCAAATCTCCATTCTCTGGTTTGCTGTGCTTTTGCCCCTCAGATAACTGTGATGTCCAGCATATCGATCGATGTGATCGTTTCTGAGAAATATTTGCATTTGCTGGATAAAAGGATTCTCCGTTCCATCATCTGCCCTTAATCTAGATGGGCAACCATCTTTGGACTCTACTGCCTCTAAGAAATACCCACATATGACACGGGGATCGTTGTTCGTTGTCCAAACTTCCAACCAGATAATTAATCTTGAGAATCCATCAATGCATCCACTTACACAAAAACCAAATGGTTTTGGCTTATCATATCCGTCGACATTCCAAATTGCGTTAGGCCCAGGATTTTCATACAAACGCCGCCGGAGTCGTTTTGTTATTCTTTGCTTCACTCCTTCTGGGTCTAATATGCCGAGCAGCAGTCGCACCACATTCTGGGGAATTCTCAGGCCATGCTGTGTACACTTAAAGTGCATCCATCGATATCCATGTAAATGACCTGATTTCTCCAACTGATGTATGATATACAGAGCTACGGTGATGATATCGGAGTAATCCTTTCTGCGGAACAAACCCAACTGAGCTCCTATCCGTCGCACAGTACGGTTACTAATTTTGATGTCAAAATCCTTACACAAACAGTATTATATTTCTGCGTTGCTGAAACCCTAGAAAAAGTTTCCTGAATATCTCATGGCGATCCATTACAGTTAGTATTACGAAATGGGTACAGCGTCTACTCTTTCTCTTAATATACCAACtcgaaaaatcattttgtgaAGTCGACTTACAAACTCGAAAAGTCTACTTATTAACtcaaaaagtcgactttttaaactcgaaaagtcgacttactAACTCGAAAAGTCTTAAAAGGCTTAAtaactcgaaaagtcgacttttaaaagtcgaaaagtcgactcattaactcgaaaagtcgacttattaaagtcgaaacgtcgactTATTAAGTACTCGAAAATACGACTTTTTaaactcgaaaagtcgacttaataactcgaaaagtcgacttactaagtcgaaaagtcgacttaatCACTCGAAAAGTTGACTTTTCaaagtcgaaaagtcgactttttaaactgaaaataaaatgttgttggCCGTATTGCTCTTCCGTAATAACGTAACCAAGCTAacaaaaaaaagttcaaagaacattttctaaaagtttttcactaacattttaACGTTAACGTTTAGCGTTTATTATAAGGTACAGAGGACGTTTTGATAACGTTGAACTGATGGTTACTTCATAACCTCTCCGCAGCCATTGATCTTGATAAAAACGTTCCAATAACGTTGGTAtgacgtttcaaaataaccaCGCTGTCCTCTTTCATGAGCtcgaataaatttcaattaacgttaatatttgaataattttgtctaacttCTATTTTGTAACTACGTATATGCATATATGATATCGAAATTATTCTCCCGTTAGTTAGTCCTCCAGTGCACAGTCGTCGTCGAATACATCGTAGCTGGCTGCCTTTGCgattcctaaaatacaaaGGAAATAACAAAGAAACTTGTATTTTCATAGTTGTGTTAAGCCTTGAAGTTCATTTC
This window harbors:
- the LOC141907741 gene encoding uncharacterized protein LOC141907741; translation: MHFKCTQHGLRIPQNVVRLLLGILDPEGVKQRITKRLRRRLYENPGPNAIWNVDGYDKPKPFGFCVSGCIDGFSRLIIWLEVWTTNNDPRVICGYFLEAVESKDGCPSRLRADDGTENPFIQQMQIFLRNDHIDRYAGHHSYLRGKSTANQRMEIWWGILRKESVNFWLDLFKRLQDDGYHTGDFIDKNLLQFCFMHVIQHVHDQVVNVWNCNKIRKQRIDMPTGRPIMMYAHPELQRTPITRAVPFEFELFGGGT